A window of Nitrospirota bacterium genomic DNA:
GGTTTGTTTCGTGGCACGAGCGTGGATCACATTGTCAGCCGTGGGGACCAACTCCGAGAATCTTCTCCTTCGGAATCCCTTGCCGCACCAGCTTGGCCTGGATTTTTTTGGCGTTTTCCAGGTCGGCGATCAAAAGCGCGTCAAATTCCCATTCGCTCAGTGATTCGATCGGCCAGACCGGATACGATAAAAACGTGCGCGTGTCCCGTCCATCGACGAAGCCTACCAGCGTCAGATTCATCTCCATCAGAGAGAGATAGGCCAGTTCGGCCAATTCTCCCGTTCCGCAAATCGCCACTCGTTTCACCTCGGCCTGCGACAATCCGGCCAGCGTCTCTTTCAACCGATGCCGCATCTCCCGGTAATACGACAGGGAATACTGCATGTATTGGTACGTGAGGCGAGATTTCTCAGCAATCCCGCGAGGAGTCAGCAAATACCGGATGCGATGTTTGGGGATGGTGGTGATCTTGATATAGCCTTTGCGCGCCAGGCGCTTGAGATAGAGATTGGTCAGGCCGAGGGCGACACCGAGTTTGGTCGCCAGCGACCGCTGCGTCACTTCCGCGTCTCGCGCGACTTCGGTCAGCAAGACAAGGTCGCGTTGGCCTTGTATGTCCATTCAGCGGCGAGAGGGTGTGAAGGAATGCGTTCAGAATTTGAACACAGGAGGCTGGATGTGTCAAGCAGAATGTGCCGGCCGACTGAAGACCGGGAAATTATTCATAGAGCATGAATGTCGCAACTAGAGGATGAACGCGGTTACCTGAGAAAGGATTTGTACCAGTCAATCGTTCTCTTTAACCCGACGTCGAGCGGGGTCATCGCCCGAAACCCGAACAGCTTTTCCGCCTTACTGACATCGAGACAGCGACGAGGCTGGCCATCTGGCTTCGAAGAATCCCAGATCACTTCGCCTGTGAATCCGCTCAACGTGGTAATTCGCTCTACCAGTTCACGGATCGAAATTTCAAATCCCGCGCCAAGATTCACCGGATCGCTTTGGTTGTATCGCTCGGCCGCCAGGAGAATCCCTTCCGCCGCGTCTTCGACATAAAGAAATTCTCGCG
This region includes:
- a CDS encoding winged helix-turn-helix transcriptional regulator; translation: MLTEVARDAEVTQRSLATKLGVALGLTNLYLKRLARKGYIKITTIPKHRIRYLLTPRGIAEKSRLTYQYMQYSLSYYREMRHRLKETLAGLSQAEVKRVAICGTGELAELAYLSLMEMNLTLVGFVDGRDTRTFLSYPVWPIESLSEWEFDALLIADLENAKKIQAKLVRQGIPKEKILGVGPHG